The Desulfotignum phosphitoxidans DSM 13687 DNA segment TTGATCCATCTTTCATTGAAAAAGACTGGTTCGCAGTAAAAATACTGCAGGGTGTTTCCACATTATCGGTGGTACCTTTAAAGATAATATTTGCTGGTGGAACATCCTTATCCAAAGGTTATGGGTTGATAAAAAGATTTTCTGAAGATTTGGATTTTAGAATTATTGGTGCG contains these protein-coding regions:
- a CDS encoding nucleotidyl transferase AbiEii/AbiGii toxin family protein, giving the protein MKKLPPIEVFDDIAIELGVDPSFIEKDWFAVKILQGVSTLSVVPLKIIFAGGTSLSKGYGLIKRFSEDLDFRIIGAADITRGNRKAVRKEIISTIDELTDISVISDSIISRG